The Aphelocoma coerulescens isolate FSJ_1873_10779 chromosome 2, UR_Acoe_1.0, whole genome shotgun sequence genome contains a region encoding:
- the KLF10 gene encoding Krueppel-like factor 10 yields MEMMTEKQRDTRYCWNNTPEKSDYEAVEALISMSCNWKSDYKKHAEMRPITPASDMSEEGDEALLPGAADFNAIPAFCLTPPYSPSDFEMSQVIHPLGKALSEAAKPPLAAPRREAERSPAARPLKARVTSVIRHTADAQLCDHKTCPVRTASVLKYQDSASRETNRKQNTKAEHSTCSAVAPSGASAETSELSVAEGRTAEPAVGPVPLTEPSVSGEESVPEPAQQPAAAAPLSPAQGSGAPPVPVICQMVPLPANNNVVTAVVPNTVPSQQPALCQPMVFMGTQVPKGAVMFVVPQPVVQGTKAPIVSPNGTRLSPIAPAPGFVPSAAKTTPQADSSRIRSHICGYPGCGKTYFKSSHLKAHVRTHTGEKPFSCSWKGCERRFARSDELSRHRRTHTGEKKFACPMCERRFMRSDHLTKHARRHLSAKKLPNWQMEVSKLNDVAVPPASATAQ; encoded by the exons ATGGAGATGATGACTGAAAAACAGAGAGATACGAGGTATTGCTGGAACAATACACCTGAAAAAAGCGATTATGAGGCTGTAGAAGCCCTTATTTCTATGAGTTGCAACTGGAAGTCAGATTACAAGAAACATGCAGAAATGAGACCTATAACTCCTGCATCTGACATGTCAGAAGAAGGTGACGAGGCTTTGCTTCCTGGAGCAGCAGACTTTAATGCGATACCAGCATTT TGCCTGACACCCCCCTACAGCCCTTCCGACTTCGAGATGTCGCAGGTGATCCATCCGCTCGGCAAGGCGCTGTCCGAGGCTGCCAAGCCTCCTCTGGCTGCACCTcggagagaggcagagagatCTCCAGCAGCCAGGCCTCTGAAAGCTCGAGTGACGAGTGTTATCCGCCACACGGCTGATGCCCAGCTCTGTGATCACAAAACCTGCCCGGTGAGAACAGCCAGTGTGCTCAAATACCAGGACAGCGCCTCAAGGGAAACAAACAGGAAACAGAACACCAAAGCAGAGCACTCCACGTGCTCTGCCGTGGCACCGAGTGGAGCCAGTGCTGAGACCAGTGAACTGTCGGTGGCAGAAGGAAGAACTGCAGAACCAGCTGTTGGGCCCGTGCCCTTGACAGAGCCCTCGGTGAGCGGGGAGGAGTCTGTCCCtgagccagcacagcagccagcagcgGCAGCACCGCTCTCCCCTGCCCAAGGCAGCGGAGCCCCCCCTGTGCCAGTGATTTGCCAGATGGTTCCGCTGCCTGCAAACAACAATGTTGTGACGGCCGTGGTGCCCAACACTGTGCCAAGCCAGCAGCCGGCTCTCTGTCAGCCCATGGTCTTCATGGGCACCCAGGTTCCCAAAGGTGCTGTCATGTTTGTTGTGCCCCAGCCAGTTGTGCAGGGCACAAAGGCTCCCATTGTTAGTCCAAATGGCACGAGACTCTCTCCCATTGCCCCCGCTCCTGGCTTTGTGCCTTCTGCAGCAAAAACCACTCCTCAGGCTGATTCTTCAAGAATAAGAAGTCACATTTGCGGCTACCCAGGATGTGGGAAAACGTACTTCAAGAGCTCACATTTGAAGGCCCACGTCAGAACACACACAG GAGAAAAGCCGTTCAGCTGCAGTTGGAAAGGCTGTGAGAGGAGGTTTGCACGGTCTGATGAACTGTCTCGCCACCGCAGAACGCACACCGGGGAGAAGAAGTTCGCCTGCCCGATGTGCGAGCGGCGGTTCATGCGGAGCGACCACCTCACGAAGCACGCGCGTCGCCACTTGTCGGCGAAGAAGTTACCCAACTGGCAAATGGAGGTGAGCAAGCTCAATGATGTTGCCGTACCGCCAGCATCTGCGACCGCCCAGTGA
- the LOC138105277 gene encoding uncharacterized protein — MYGKSPAWRTAIYMHTCIHIRTHTQVPPTPVSPGFPARPSRGAVGGAQRRAPPPTLGRAPPSPQRTPPAASARAAPALPYWLPRSRAGRPLARTEQGAARGGAPEQSVIGRRRAPTFPPVPRAAPPPRRAAAAGCEGGGGGGGGGRSPGGRSRHSGREPGWGQRRHTRRLPPRGKGREAERRPCGERARRRRPALPGEPLRFPAAAPPAHPAWCRDLPGFLFLPRRRHLVYAAAEPGARTRAGTQAQEAARRGPALPTGSRRLLSLLPSLPRLSSPACPTEGSPHGRLSYSPPQQLQSPAAIQPLQPPPPQPDLPPAVPPILGRPRTCPGDPPAAPSPGTPSIPAAPTPPGLPPPRDARVAHRRSRGRPEVPPPLSRFSSFCSPLPTRAAAPPGPRAGGWAGPPAARRPIAGKGVWGGGQ, encoded by the coding sequence ATGTACGGGAAATCACCTGCTTGGAGAACTGCGATATACATGCATACATGCATACATATACGTACACACACACAGGTACCCCCCACTCCTGTCTCTCCGGGGTTCCCTGCCCGGCCCTCACGCGGGGCTGTGGGCGGGGCTCAGAGGCGGGCCCCGCCCCCGACTCTTGGGCGCGCGCCACCCTCACCTCAGCGCACCCCGCCGGCCGCCTCCGcgcgcgccgcccccgccctcCCCTATTGGTTGCCCCGGAGCCGCGCCGGGCGCCCATTGGCCCGCACCGAGCAGGGCGCGGCCCGGGGCGGGGCACCTGAACAAAGCGTGATCGGGCGCCGCCGCGCGCCGACCTTTCCCCCAGTTCCCcgcgcggcgcccccgccccggcgcgcggcggcggccggctgtgagggcgggggggggggggggggggggggaaggagccCGGGCGGGAGGAGCCGTCACAGCGGGCGGGAGCCGGGCTGGGGTCAGCGCCGCCACACCCGGCGCCTCCCGCCgcgggggaagggaagggaagcggAGCGGCGTCCCTGCGGGGAGCGGGCACGGCGGCGACGGCCGGCTCTTCCCGGAGAGCCGCTCCGCTTCCCtgccgccgcgccgcccgcccaTCCCGCGTGGTGCCGGGATCTCCCCGGCTTTCTCTTCCTCCCTCGCCGCCGCCACCTGGTATATGCAGCTGCCGAGCCCGGCGCCCGCACCCGGGCGGGCACGCAGGCACAAGAGGCTGCACGGCGCGGACCGGCGCTGCCAACAGGTTCCCGGCGgcttctttccctccttccctctctcccgcGGCTTTCCTCGCCGGCTTGCCCCACGGAGGGCTCTCCACACGGGCGGCTCTCCTACAGcccaccccagcagctccagtctCCCGCCGCGATTCAGCCCCtccagccgccgccgccccagCCCGATCTCCCGCCCGCGGTCCCTCCTATCCTGGGTCGCCCCCGCACGTGCCCCGGGGATCCCCCAGCCGCACCATCTCCGGGGACTCCCTCCATCCCAGCCGCCCCAACCCCCCCGggactcccccccccccgggatgCCCGGGTCGCTCACCGAAGGAGCCGAGGCCGCCCCGAGGTGCCGCCGCCGCTCTCCCggttttcctctttttgttcGCCGCTCCCCACTCGGGCGGCGGCGCCCCCGGGCCCGCGTGCGGGGGGGTGGGCGGGGCCCCCGGCCGCCCGCCGGCCAATCGCCGGCAAAGGTGTGTGGGGCGGCGGCCAATGA